The proteins below come from a single Candidatus Planktophila dulcis genomic window:
- a CDS encoding adenylosuccinate synthase: MPALVLLGAQWGDEGKGKATDLLGDRVDYVVRYQGGNNAGHTVVIGDQKYALHLLPSGILSPNVIPVIANGVVIDPGVLLEEIKGLTERGIDCSKLVISTNAHLITPYHRTIDKVSERFLGKSKIGTTGRGIGPAYADKINRIGIRVQDLFDPSILRQKIEGALRDKNQVLIKVFNRKDIEVEDVLAEYLGYAEILRPYVADTVLLLDNALKAGKRVLLEGSQGTLLDVDHGTYPFVTSSNPTAGGACTGSGIGPTKIDRVIGIVKAYTTRVGSGPFPTELFDEDGEKLRTIGGEVGVTTGRARRCGWYDAPIARYAVRVNGLTDFFLTKLDVLTGWDQIPVCVAYEIDGKRVEELPASQSDFHHAKPIYEYLPGWKEDISGAKKLSDLPKNAQDYITFLEKISGAPMSAIGVGPGRTQTIVVKDFI; the protein is encoded by the coding sequence ATGCCTGCATTAGTACTTCTTGGCGCTCAGTGGGGCGACGAAGGCAAGGGTAAAGCTACCGATTTGCTCGGCGATCGCGTTGATTATGTAGTTCGCTATCAAGGCGGCAACAACGCAGGACACACAGTTGTTATCGGAGATCAGAAGTATGCACTTCACTTACTTCCATCAGGAATTCTCTCCCCCAACGTTATTCCTGTGATCGCAAATGGTGTTGTTATCGACCCAGGTGTATTGCTGGAAGAAATCAAGGGTTTAACAGAGCGCGGTATCGATTGCAGTAAGTTGGTTATCTCAACCAACGCTCACTTGATTACTCCGTATCACCGCACCATTGATAAAGTTTCAGAGCGCTTCCTTGGTAAATCAAAGATTGGCACAACAGGTCGCGGAATCGGACCTGCTTATGCTGACAAGATCAACCGCATCGGTATTCGCGTGCAAGATCTCTTTGATCCATCGATCTTGCGTCAGAAGATCGAAGGTGCACTACGCGATAAGAACCAGGTACTTATCAAGGTCTTTAATCGTAAAGATATTGAAGTTGAAGATGTTCTTGCTGAATACCTTGGATATGCAGAAATCTTGCGCCCATACGTTGCAGATACAGTGCTTTTGCTTGATAACGCGTTAAAGGCTGGAAAGCGCGTACTACTCGAAGGTTCTCAGGGAACACTCCTGGATGTCGATCACGGTACTTATCCATTCGTTACATCATCTAATCCAACAGCAGGTGGTGCATGTACTGGCTCTGGAATCGGTCCAACAAAGATTGATCGCGTGATCGGAATTGTTAAGGCCTACACAACTCGCGTTGGTTCAGGCCCATTCCCAACTGAGCTCTTTGATGAAGATGGCGAGAAACTTCGCACCATCGGTGGAGAAGTTGGTGTGACCACTGGGCGTGCTCGTCGCTGTGGTTGGTATGACGCACCTATTGCACGCTATGCAGTACGCGTTAACGGACTTACAGATTTCTTCCTTACTAAGCTCGATGTTCTAACTGGCTGGGATCAGATTCCAGTATGTGTTGCATATGAGATTGATGGAAAGCGCGTTGAAGAACTACCTGCTTCACAATCTGATTTCCACCACGCAAAGCCAATCTATGAGTACTTGCCAGGTTGGAAGGAAGATATTTCAGGTGCTAAGAAGCTCAGTGATCTTCCTAAGAATGCACAGGATTACATCACCTTCCTTGAAAAGATTTCAGGTGCTCCGATGAGCGCTATCGGCGTTGGGCCCGGGCGCACACAGACAATTGTCGTCAAGGATTTCATCTAA
- the fbaA gene encoding class II fructose-bisphosphate aldolase: MPIATPEVYAAMLDRAKAGAFAYPAINVSSSQTIIGAIRGFAEAESDGIIQFSWGGAEYASGSTVKHMVDGAVALAEFAHVVAKNYNVNIGIHTDHCPKEKLDGFMRPLLEIGAQRVKEGKQPLFSSHMWDGSAVDMPENMKVARELLDKSVAARTVLEIEIGVVGGEEDGIEAKHDAKLYSTPEDALLTIETLGHDANARYMVAATFGNVHGVYKPGNVVLQPKILATLQEAVAKKLGLPAGSKPMDLVFHGGSGSLLTEIRESLDYGVIKMNIDTDTQYAFTRPVVEHMFKNYDGVLKIDGEVGNKKAYDPRAWGKAAEAGIAARVGVACEDLRSTGTSLLK, translated from the coding sequence ATGCCAATAGCAACCCCTGAAGTTTATGCAGCAATGTTGGACCGCGCTAAGGCCGGAGCATTTGCATACCCAGCAATCAACGTTTCATCTTCGCAGACCATCATTGGTGCAATCCGTGGATTCGCAGAAGCAGAGTCAGATGGAATCATTCAATTCTCATGGGGCGGCGCTGAATACGCTTCAGGTTCAACTGTTAAGCACATGGTTGATGGTGCAGTAGCGCTCGCAGAATTTGCACACGTTGTTGCAAAGAATTACAACGTCAATATCGGTATTCACACAGATCACTGCCCCAAGGAGAAGCTCGACGGTTTCATGCGTCCACTTCTTGAAATCGGTGCGCAGCGCGTTAAGGAAGGTAAGCAACCACTATTTAGCTCACATATGTGGGATGGATCAGCAGTTGATATGCCAGAGAACATGAAGGTTGCTCGCGAACTTCTAGATAAGTCAGTTGCAGCTCGCACAGTTCTTGAAATCGAAATCGGCGTTGTCGGTGGAGAAGAAGATGGCATCGAGGCAAAGCACGATGCGAAGCTCTACTCAACTCCTGAAGATGCACTTCTTACAATCGAAACTCTTGGACACGATGCCAATGCTCGCTACATGGTGGCAGCAACATTCGGAAACGTTCACGGTGTTTATAAGCCAGGAAACGTTGTTCTTCAGCCAAAGATTCTTGCAACTCTCCAAGAAGCTGTAGCTAAAAAGCTTGGTCTTCCTGCAGGAAGCAAGCCAATGGATCTCGTATTCCACGGTGGTTCAGGCTCACTTCTTACAGAAATCCGCGAGTCACTTGATTACGGTGTTATCAAGATGAATATCGATACAGATACTCAGTATGCATTTACTCGCCCAGTTGTTGAGCATATGTTCAAGAACTACGACGGCGTTCTTAAGATCGATGGCGAAGTGGGAAATAAGAAGGCTTACGATCCACGTGCGTGGGGTAAGGCTGCTGAAGCAGGAATCGCTGCACGTGTTGGCGTTGCTTGTGAAGATCTTCGTTCAACTGGCACATCACTACTTAAGTAA
- the acs gene encoding acetate--CoA ligase: protein MANDSIENLSTETRTFAPSAAFTAQANAQAALYGEAEKDRLAFWDKQAEALIWEKKWDKTLEWESPYAKWFVGGKLNATVSALDRHIAEGNGNRTAFHFEGEPGDTRTISYTQLLADVSKAANALTSIGISSGDRVAIYMPLIPEAVVAMLACARIGAIHSVVFGGFSADALLSRIQDADAKLVITADGGFRKGAAFALKPAVDDALKGKTNVAHVLVVKRTGQETAWVEGRDLWWHDLVDPQASTHTPEFFDSEHPLFILYTSGTTAKPKGIFHTTAGYLTQAAYTHKVVFDIKPSSDVYWCTADVGWITGHSYMVYGPLINGSTQVIYEGTPDTPHKGRMFEIIEKYGVTILYTAPTLIRTWMKWGDEFPNKCNLSTLRLLGSVGEPINPEAWMWYRQVIGGDRCPIVDTWWQTETGAIMISPLPGVTATKPGSAMKALPGISAQVVDDKGVAVPNGHGGFLILDKPWPSMLRGVWGEDERYKETYWSRFPGIYFAGDGAKLDGDGAIWLMGRVDDVMNISGHRISTTEVESALVSHEAVAEAAVVGAADALTGQGIVAFVILRGGVAHADGDHLIKELRDHVAKEIGAIAKPRQIMVVNELPKTRSGKIMRRLLKDVAENRAVGDATTLADPNVMKLISEGLKSSKDED from the coding sequence ATGGCTAATGACTCAATCGAAAATCTCTCTACAGAGACCCGCACCTTTGCGCCAAGTGCGGCATTTACTGCCCAGGCAAATGCACAGGCAGCTCTCTACGGTGAGGCGGAGAAAGATCGATTAGCGTTCTGGGATAAGCAAGCAGAAGCTTTAATCTGGGAGAAGAAGTGGGATAAGACCCTTGAGTGGGAATCTCCTTATGCCAAATGGTTTGTTGGTGGAAAACTCAATGCAACAGTCTCAGCACTTGATCGCCATATTGCAGAAGGCAATGGCAACCGCACAGCTTTTCACTTTGAAGGCGAACCAGGCGATACTCGAACAATTTCTTACACACAATTACTAGCCGATGTCAGCAAAGCGGCCAACGCTCTAACATCAATTGGAATTAGTTCTGGTGATCGAGTTGCCATCTATATGCCACTAATCCCTGAAGCAGTTGTTGCGATGCTTGCCTGTGCACGTATCGGTGCTATTCACTCCGTTGTCTTCGGTGGATTCTCTGCTGACGCACTCCTGTCTCGTATTCAAGATGCTGATGCAAAGTTAGTTATCACTGCAGACGGTGGATTTAGAAAGGGTGCAGCCTTTGCACTCAAGCCAGCAGTGGATGATGCTCTTAAGGGCAAGACCAACGTTGCTCACGTACTGGTTGTAAAGCGCACAGGACAAGAGACTGCCTGGGTTGAAGGTCGTGATCTCTGGTGGCACGATCTCGTTGACCCACAAGCTTCAACGCACACACCTGAATTCTTCGATAGTGAGCACCCACTCTTTATCTTGTATACATCAGGTACAACAGCTAAACCCAAGGGAATTTTCCACACAACAGCTGGTTATTTAACCCAGGCTGCATACACACATAAAGTTGTCTTTGATATCAAACCAAGTAGCGATGTCTACTGGTGCACAGCAGATGTTGGTTGGATTACTGGCCACTCCTACATGGTTTATGGCCCACTGATTAATGGTTCAACACAAGTGATCTATGAAGGTACGCCTGATACTCCCCACAAGGGACGCATGTTCGAAATCATCGAAAAATATGGCGTCACTATTTTGTATACAGCTCCCACTCTGATTCGCACATGGATGAAGTGGGGAGATGAATTTCCTAATAAATGTAATCTCTCAACGCTTCGTCTTCTTGGCTCTGTTGGTGAACCGATTAACCCTGAAGCATGGATGTGGTATCGCCAAGTAATTGGTGGAGATAGATGTCCTATCGTCGACACATGGTGGCAGACAGAAACTGGCGCCATCATGATTTCACCGCTGCCAGGAGTTACCGCAACTAAACCAGGTTCTGCAATGAAGGCACTTCCTGGAATTAGCGCACAGGTTGTCGATGACAAAGGTGTTGCAGTACCGAATGGACATGGTGGTTTTCTTATTCTTGATAAGCCATGGCCATCGATGTTGCGCGGTGTGTGGGGCGAAGATGAACGCTATAAAGAGACTTACTGGTCACGCTTTCCTGGCATCTACTTTGCGGGAGATGGTGCAAAGCTCGATGGCGATGGCGCAATCTGGTTGATGGGCCGCGTTGATGATGTGATGAACATTTCTGGCCACCGCATCTCAACGACAGAAGTTGAATCTGCGCTGGTCTCCCATGAAGCAGTTGCAGAAGCAGCTGTCGTGGGTGCTGCAGATGCGCTCACAGGTCAAGGCATTGTTGCCTTCGTTATCTTGCGTGGTGGCGTTGCACATGCTGATGGTGATCACTTGATAAAAGAGCTACGCGATCACGTTGCCAAAGAAATTGGTGCCATCGCAAAGCCACGTCAGATAATGGTTGTGAACGAACTTCCTAAGACTCGAAGCGGCAAAATCATGCGCCGTTTACTTAAAGATGTTGCTGAAAACCGAGCTGTGGGAGATGCAACAACATTGGCAGATCCCAATGTGATGAAGCTGATCTCAGAAGGCTTGAAGTCTTCTAAAGACGAGGATTAG
- a CDS encoding CvpA family protein codes for MIFDLIIAFIAVGAFFNGYKNGLLTTIFRTAFFIAGGVGAMYLVVKYDQSGWLIAAIVVGAYVAAWVGTQIAKTLKFTLIRGPLKFLDSLLGAALEVGKYVIAFYVIGTILLWAPWSAGQNAVSESKFYLQVSKHAPAVIADIRQEVEKALANPRL; via the coding sequence ATGATCTTTGATCTCATCATTGCCTTCATCGCAGTAGGTGCCTTCTTTAACGGTTATAAGAATGGCTTACTCACCACAATCTTTCGCACAGCTTTCTTTATCGCAGGTGGTGTGGGCGCAATGTATTTAGTTGTGAAATATGACCAGAGTGGCTGGCTTATTGCAGCAATCGTTGTGGGTGCATACGTTGCAGCCTGGGTTGGAACTCAGATTGCAAAAACATTGAAGTTCACTCTTATCCGCGGTCCACTGAAATTTCTTGATTCCTTGCTCGGTGCAGCACTTGAAGTTGGTAAGTACGTCATTGCCTTCTACGTCATAGGAACTATCTTGCTATGGGCGCCATGGAGTGCTGGGCAGAACGCGGTCTCTGAAAGTAAGTTCTACCTACAGGTGAGCAAGCATGCACCTGCTGTGATTGCAGATATTCGTCAAGAAGTTGAGAAGGCGCTGGCTAATCCTCGTCTTTAG
- a CDS encoding TlpA family protein disulfide reductase, with the protein MKKLLVIALSAITLTGCSLTQPIPVKGEVVSCADIKTVASEGAALDCLDGSKGVAADSIVGPALINVWGTWCAPCRQELPHFAHYIAKQGSVPIIGIAVEEKNMAVVRKFVESNGMSWPILYDADGSTRGKFGMGVPVTWFIDASGKVVHKKYGPFKSLEEIELSVIKYLGVK; encoded by the coding sequence ATGAAGAAGCTCCTTGTTATCGCACTCTCTGCTATCACTCTTACGGGATGTTCACTCACGCAACCTATTCCCGTGAAAGGTGAAGTGGTCAGCTGCGCCGATATTAAGACCGTGGCAAGTGAAGGTGCAGCACTTGATTGCCTTGATGGATCGAAAGGAGTGGCTGCTGATTCGATTGTGGGACCTGCGCTGATTAATGTGTGGGGAACATGGTGTGCTCCATGTCGCCAAGAGTTGCCTCACTTTGCGCATTACATAGCAAAGCAAGGATCTGTGCCAATTATTGGCATTGCGGTGGAAGAGAAGAACATGGCCGTGGTGAGGAAATTTGTGGAGTCCAATGGAATGTCTTGGCCCATTCTTTATGACGCAGATGGCTCAACACGTGGAAAATTTGGCATGGGCGTGCCTGTGACATGGTTTATCGATGCATCTGGAAAGGTGGTCCACAAGAAATATGGACCTTTCAAATCTCTTGAGGAAATCGAGTTATCAGTGATTAAGTACTTAGGAGTGAAATGA
- the nth gene encoding endonuclease III has product MVAQNENRKEARAIYRILTKTYPEIRCELDFKNPLELIVAVVLSAQCTDKRVNTITPALFKKYKKAKDYAKAPLAEIEEYIFSTGFYHAKARHLKGLGSKLVEEFDGKVPGNLDDLITLPGVGRKTANVVLGHAFDIPGITVDTHFGRLSRRFEWTTSMDPVKVEHEVGALIPQKEWTNLSQRMIWHGRRVCHSRKPACGACPVAKICPSVGIGEMDKEKAKLLVKTDKDFR; this is encoded by the coding sequence ATGGTCGCCCAGAACGAAAATCGTAAAGAGGCTCGGGCTATCTATCGCATTTTGACCAAGACCTACCCTGAGATCCGCTGTGAATTAGATTTTAAGAATCCGCTTGAGCTTATTGTGGCTGTAGTTCTCTCAGCGCAGTGCACAGATAAGAGAGTTAACACTATTACCCCAGCGCTCTTCAAGAAGTATAAGAAGGCGAAAGATTATGCAAAGGCACCTCTTGCAGAGATTGAAGAATATATCTTCTCAACAGGTTTCTATCATGCAAAAGCGCGTCACCTTAAAGGCCTTGGAAGTAAGTTAGTAGAAGAATTTGATGGAAAAGTTCCAGGAAATCTCGATGACCTTATTACTCTGCCAGGTGTGGGAAGAAAAACTGCCAACGTTGTTTTAGGTCATGCATTTGATATTCCTGGAATTACTGTGGACACACACTTTGGTCGACTCTCACGCAGATTTGAATGGACCACATCTATGGATCCCGTCAAAGTTGAACATGAAGTAGGTGCACTGATTCCGCAGAAAGAGTGGACCAACCTTTCGCAGAGAATGATCTGGCATGGAAGGCGCGTGTGTCATTCACGTAAGCCTGCATGCGGTGCATGTCCTGTTGCAAAGATATGTCCATCGGTTGGCATTGGTGAGATGGATAAAGAGAAGGCAAAGCTATTGGTAAAGACAGATAAGGACTTCCGATGA
- a CDS encoding Crp/Fnr family transcriptional regulator produces the protein MPQEDEVVSRAPLFTALDDAQSASLRASMDSVKISKGGILFKEGDEGEHVYVIVGGKLKLGTASGDGRENLLSILGPGEMFGELSLFDPGPRTSTATAVTDAKLLSLSHEKLIPWLKGNPEVSLHLLARLAQRLRRTNEAVGDLVFSDVPGRVAKALIDLGTRFGKKTDDGLFVHHDLTQEELAQLVGASRETVNKALADFAGRGWLKLDGRAVLITDLERLEKRGK, from the coding sequence GTGCCCCAAGAAGATGAAGTCGTAAGTCGCGCCCCACTCTTTACCGCCCTCGATGATGCCCAATCGGCATCACTTCGAGCCTCTATGGACTCTGTGAAAATTTCCAAGGGTGGAATCCTCTTTAAAGAAGGCGATGAAGGCGAACATGTCTATGTCATCGTGGGTGGAAAGCTCAAGCTGGGAACAGCAAGTGGTGATGGCCGCGAAAATCTTCTCTCGATCCTTGGACCAGGTGAAATGTTTGGCGAGCTCTCTCTCTTTGATCCAGGACCACGCACCTCAACTGCAACAGCAGTCACTGATGCAAAGCTCTTATCTCTAAGCCATGAGAAGTTAATCCCTTGGCTTAAGGGAAATCCGGAAGTTTCACTCCACCTTCTTGCTCGTCTTGCCCAGCGTCTTCGCCGCACGAATGAAGCAGTGGGCGATCTCGTCTTCTCAGATGTTCCAGGACGCGTTGCAAAAGCACTTATTGATTTGGGCACACGCTTTGGCAAGAAGACAGATGATGGACTCTTTGTTCACCACGACCTCACACAAGAAGAGCTAGCTCAACTCGTTGGCGCATCCCGCGAGACAGTTAATAAGGCTCTCGCTGATTTTGCAGGTCGCGGTTGGCTCAAGCTTGATGGTCGCGCAGTATTAATTACAGATCTTGAACGCCTAGAAAAGCGCGGTAAGTAA
- a CDS encoding RidA family protein, translating into MTDVRAKLAEKGLTLPITSKPIAAYVPATRTGNLVFTAGQLPMVDGKIVREGKVGSDLTADEAKALAEICALNALAAVELVAPIDSIVKVVRVVCYVNGAPGFTAQPAVANGASELFMHIWGEAGIAARSALGVAELPLNAPVEVELTVEVK; encoded by the coding sequence ATGACTGATGTTCGCGCAAAGCTTGCCGAAAAGGGATTAACACTTCCTATTACATCCAAGCCTATTGCTGCTTACGTTCCTGCAACTCGCACCGGAAACCTAGTCTTTACTGCAGGTCAGCTTCCTATGGTGGATGGAAAGATTGTGCGTGAAGGCAAAGTCGGTTCTGATCTCACCGCCGATGAAGCAAAAGCACTTGCTGAAATTTGTGCACTGAATGCACTCGCTGCAGTTGAGCTAGTTGCACCGATTGATTCGATTGTGAAAGTTGTTCGCGTGGTTTGTTATGTGAACGGTGCTCCAGGATTTACAGCACAACCTGCAGTTGCAAATGGAGCTTCAGAGCTCTTTATGCATATCTGGGGAGAAGCTGGAATTGCCGCACGTAGTGCACTCGGTGTTGCTGAACTTCCTCTTAACGCACCTGTTGAGGTTGAGTTAACTGTAGAAGTTAAGTAA
- a CDS encoding GatB/YqeY domain-containing protein: MGLKETLKSDLTEAIRSSNKVVSGTIRMVLTAITNEEVSGKEARVLSDDEIITVLSREAKKRREAAEEFAKANRPDKAAEEKAEGEVIAKYLPAQLSEEDIKKMIAAAVASTGASGPGDMGKVMGAIKPQIAGKADGALVSSLVKAALGSN, translated from the coding sequence ATGGGACTTAAAGAGACACTTAAGAGCGACCTCACCGAGGCAATTCGCAGTAGCAACAAGGTTGTATCAGGCACGATCCGTATGGTGTTGACTGCAATCACCAACGAAGAGGTTTCTGGCAAAGAGGCACGCGTGCTCTCCGATGATGAGATCATCACTGTTCTCTCACGTGAGGCAAAGAAGCGTCGCGAAGCAGCAGAAGAGTTTGCAAAGGCAAATCGCCCCGATAAGGCAGCTGAAGAAAAAGCTGAAGGCGAAGTTATTGCTAAGTATTTGCCTGCTCAACTTTCCGAAGAAGATATTAAGAAGATGATCGCAGCAGCAGTTGCATCAACTGGTGCATCAGGACCTGGCGATATGGGCAAGGTCATGGGCGCTATCAAGCCACAGATTGCAGGAAAAGCAGATGGAGCACTCGTTTCATCACTCGTCAAAGCAGCGCTAGGGAGCAACTAA
- a CDS encoding metallophosphoesterase: protein MPMTYVLREAEMPILPPGHEDIRILHFSDLHLTPARKNEIADIKSFISLKPDLVISTGDFLAHKNAVPVALDALDGLLHIPGLFVFGSNDYYEPIPKNPLKYLLPNHGKRKHGPELPWQELDSGLQARGWKNINTSRTTLTIKKTIIEARGTDDAHLEFDDYSLVAGEAGKCHVAIGVTHAPYLRIIEGMKNDNLDAIFAGHTHGGQVRLPWPGGSKALTTNCDLPNWRARGLTVVKSEPLLNVSAGMGTGPFSRIRVASPPEVSLVTLTAAF from the coding sequence ATGCCTATGACATACGTTCTCCGCGAGGCTGAGATGCCTATCTTGCCACCAGGCCATGAGGATATTCGCATCCTGCATTTTTCAGACCTGCACCTAACGCCTGCGCGAAAGAATGAGATCGCAGATATCAAGTCATTTATTTCACTCAAGCCTGATCTTGTCATTAGCACCGGTGATTTCTTGGCGCATAAGAACGCTGTGCCAGTTGCCCTTGATGCACTCGATGGATTACTTCATATTCCTGGCCTCTTCGTCTTTGGCTCCAATGATTACTACGAACCAATCCCTAAAAATCCTTTGAAGTACTTGCTCCCCAATCACGGCAAGCGCAAACATGGACCAGAGCTACCCTGGCAAGAACTCGATTCCGGATTACAAGCTCGCGGATGGAAGAACATCAACACATCCCGCACCACACTCACTATTAAGAAAACAATCATTGAAGCGCGTGGCACAGATGATGCACATCTTGAATTTGATGATTACTCACTCGTTGCTGGTGAAGCTGGTAAATGTCACGTTGCAATCGGTGTTACGCACGCACCTTATTTACGTATCATCGAAGGGATGAAGAACGATAACCTCGATGCAATCTTTGCCGGCCACACACATGGTGGCCAAGTACGTCTTCCATGGCCTGGTGGATCAAAGGCACTTACAACCAATTGCGACCTTCCGAATTGGCGAGCACGCGGACTCACTGTTGTGAAAAGTGAACCACTTCTAAATGTCTCAGCCGGAATGGGAACAGGACCGTTCTCACGAATCAGAGTTGCAAGTCCACCAGAAGTTTCACTGGTGACACTTACTGCAGCTTTCTAG
- a CDS encoding glycosyltransferase family 2 protein produces the protein MDAGLGKTEILSVVMPAFNEESTLEQIVTRVLAQPQVGQLIIVDDASSDGTPQILLKIGQNPKVEIITHPRNMGKGAAIKSASQNIKFPYVLIQDADLEYDPTQYSKILAPLISGHADVVYGSRFQTGEVRRVLYFWHFLGNQFLTLLSNAFTNLNLSDMETCFKAMKSSHFQNLDLKEKRFGVEPEMTAKLAAKKLRFFEVSISYFGRTYEEGKKIHAKDGFRAIFCIVFYNLPGQKKKSRKLQ, from the coding sequence ATGGATGCCGGTCTGGGGAAAACTGAAATTTTGAGTGTTGTCATGCCGGCTTTTAATGAAGAATCAACTCTTGAACAAATCGTGACTCGTGTTCTCGCGCAACCTCAAGTCGGCCAGCTCATTATTGTTGATGATGCCTCCAGTGACGGCACGCCTCAGATTCTTTTGAAGATAGGCCAGAATCCAAAGGTTGAAATCATTACTCACCCAAGAAATATGGGTAAGGGAGCAGCTATAAAGAGCGCCTCTCAAAACATCAAATTTCCATACGTTTTGATTCAAGATGCTGATTTGGAATATGACCCCACGCAGTACTCCAAGATTCTTGCTCCACTAATAAGCGGCCACGCGGATGTGGTTTATGGATCAAGATTCCAAACAGGTGAAGTTAGACGCGTTCTCTATTTTTGGCATTTCTTAGGGAATCAATTTTTGACATTGCTCTCCAATGCATTTACAAACCTAAATTTGTCAGACATGGAAACTTGTTTTAAAGCGATGAAGTCTTCACATTTCCAGAATCTAGATTTAAAGGAAAAGCGTTTCGGCGTGGAGCCTGAGATGACAGCCAAATTAGCTGCTAAAAAATTACGATTCTTTGAAGTCTCAATAAGCTATTTTGGACGTACTTATGAAGAAGGTAAAAAAATCCACGCAAAAGATGGATTCAGAGCAATATTTTGTATCGTTTTTTACAATCTTCCAGGCCAAAAGAAGAAATCTAGAAAGCTGCAGTAA
- the gmd gene encoding GDP-mannose 4,6-dehydratase has product MSRKVALITGVTGQDGSYLAEFLLAKGYEVHGLIRRSSTFNTSRIDHIYQDPHEKNPKLFLHYGDLIDGVGLTNLIREIKPTEVYNLGAQSHVQVSFTMPQYTGQVDAVGAVGLLEAIRSADLDIRFYQASTSELFGSTPPPQNENSVFRPQSPYAAAKLMAYWCTVNYRDGYGLHATNGILFNHESPRRGETFVTRKITRAVAAIKAGKQDKLFLGNLDAVRDWGYAKEYVESMWLMLQQDKPSDYVVATGVGATVKDFAEAAFSRAGLNWADHVETDKKYIRPTEVDALIGDPSKATKALNWKATTHWKELAELMVDADIARGI; this is encoded by the coding sequence ATGAGTAGAAAAGTTGCACTAATTACTGGTGTTACCGGCCAAGATGGTTCATACCTTGCAGAGTTCTTGCTTGCTAAGGGTTATGAAGTACACGGCCTAATCCGTCGTTCCTCAACATTTAATACATCTCGCATCGATCACATCTACCAAGACCCACATGAGAAGAACCCAAAGCTCTTCTTGCACTACGGAGATTTGATTGATGGTGTTGGACTTACCAACCTCATCCGTGAAATCAAACCAACTGAGGTTTATAACCTCGGTGCACAGTCACACGTTCAGGTCTCTTTCACCATGCCTCAATACACAGGTCAAGTTGATGCAGTCGGTGCCGTGGGTCTTCTTGAAGCGATTCGCTCAGCTGACCTTGATATCCGTTTCTATCAAGCATCAACATCGGAACTCTTTGGTTCAACTCCACCACCACAGAATGAGAATTCAGTATTTCGTCCACAATCGCCGTATGCAGCTGCAAAGTTGATGGCCTACTGGTGCACAGTCAACTACCGCGATGGCTATGGACTTCATGCAACAAACGGAATTCTCTTTAATCACGAATCACCTCGTCGCGGTGAAACATTCGTTACTCGCAAAATTACACGCGCAGTTGCTGCCATCAAGGCGGGCAAGCAAGACAAACTATTCCTTGGAAACCTTGATGCAGTACGCGACTGGGGTTATGCAAAAGAGTATGTCGAGTCAATGTGGTTGATGCTTCAGCAAGATAAGCCATCTGATTACGTTGTTGCAACCGGCGTTGGAGCTACAGTGAAAGACTTTGCAGAAGCAGCGTTTTCACGCGCAGGACTTAATTGGGCTGACCATGTTGAGACAGATAAGAAGTACATCCGTCCGACAGAAGTTGATGCACTTATCGGTGATCCATCAAAGGCAACAAAGGCCCTTAATTGGAAAGCTACAACTCATTGGAAAGAGCTTGCAGAACTTATGGTTGATGCCGATATTGCTAGAGGGATTTAA